A genomic window from Silene latifolia isolate original U9 population chromosome Y, ASM4854445v1, whole genome shotgun sequence includes:
- the LOC141630628 gene encoding uncharacterized protein LOC141630628, whose protein sequence is MSEVVGITTLNLESLVDEPVVEEVTNTSILVVLDTIEEEPEELLQFTEAEVDKISFLSNGVFLVRFKSMAARTAVLKLGHFLFDNKPLIFKPWTPEIELVKHAVQSVPVWVKLHKLPLKFWGKGIARISGLLGKFVKCDPATEDKVRIGYARVIMIDIEFGKPLNDKVKFLDEHGNVVYIDVEYEWKPVVCSVCKGIGQDTSDCRKAKKEPAPIVPSKKIITKVWKPKIVDKGKGPLVTTPDEVIQSTPQVEIQLKTPVVWHKNSNYTSSPSHARPIMRMSRQEVTDGAYSVHKFGQHSFLEALIKSNTPKVGIGISGNVSHLWWGMYNFGFWNIRGLNKPTKQTHIKWFMHMNKVGLFGLLETKVKTLALNSLQNLLMDGWSLSTNNNTHKGGKVWILWNPAIFHVDFIDYSAQCIYIKAREDLWAQLADLSARIIDTWLVCGDFNCVLSHAERLGGSCSDNEIDDFQRCLTRCGLVDSPTRGSFFTWNNKHDINTIVYSILDRALIN, encoded by the exons ATGAGTGAGGTGGTTGGTATTACCACTCTGAATCTGGAAAGCTTGGTGGATGAACCAGTTGTGGAAGAGGTGACTAATACTTCTATCCTCGTTGTCTTGGATACGATTGAGGAGGAACCTGAAGAATTGCTGCAATTTACTGAAGCTGAG GTAGATAAGATTTCGTTTCTGTCTAATGGTGTTTTCCTAGTTCGTTTTAAGTCTATGGCGGCGCGTACCGCTGTTTTGAAATTGGGTCATTTTCTGTTTGATAATAAGCCATTGATATTTAAACCATGGACTCCTGAAATTGAATTGGTTAAGCATGCTGTTCAATCTGTACCTGTGTGGGTTAAGTTACATAAACTACCTCTAAAGTTTTGGGGAAAAGGGATAGCTAGAATTTCTGGGCTTTTAGGTAAGTTTGTGAAGTGTGACCCTGCAACTGAAGATAAGGTGAGGATTGGGTATGCTAGGGTAATAATGATTGACATAGAATTTGGGAAGCCTCTGAATGATAAGGTTAAATTTCTGGATGAGCACGGAAATGTTGTTTATATTGATGTGGAGTATGAGTGGAAACCCGTAGTGTGCAGTGTGTGTAAGGGTATTGGTCAAGATACAAGTGATTGTAGAAAGGCCAAGAAGGAGCCTGCCCCCATTGTACCATCTAAGAAAATTATCACTAAAGTGTGGAAGCCTAAGATTGTGGATAAAGGTAAGGGACCTCTGGTTACTACTCCTGATGAGGTTATTCAGTCTACTCCTCAAGTTGAAATTCAATTGAAAACTCCTGTTGTTTGGCATAAGAATAGCAATTACACATCTAGTCCTTCTCATGCTAGACCTATTATGAGGATGAGTAGACAAGAGGTCACAGATGGTGCCTACAGTGTGCATAAATTTGGTCAGCACTCTTTTTTAGAAGCTTTGATCAAATCAAACACTCCCAAGGTAGGAATTGGGATAAGTGGTAATGTTTCCCACCTGTGGTGGGGAATGTATAATTTTGGCTTCTGGAATATAAGGGGATTAAACAAACCTACTAAGCAAACACATATAAAGTGGTTTATGCATATGAATAAAGTGGGATTGTTTGGTCTCCTAGAGACTAAGGTTAAAACCTTGGCTCTAAATAGTTTGCAAAATTTACTTATGGATGGATGGAGTTTgtctactaataataatactcatAAAGGTGGTAAGGTTTGGATTCTCTGGAATCCTGCTATCTTTCATGTGGATTTTATTGATTACTCTGCTCAGTGCATATATATTAAG GCAAGGGAAGATTTATGGGCTCAGTTGGCGGATCTCTCTGCACGTATAATTGATACATGGTTAGTGTGTGGGGATTTCAATTGTGTATTATCCCATGCTGAAAGATTAGGAGGAAGTTGTAGTGATAATGAAATTGATGATTTCCAAAGATGTTTGACCAGATGTGGGTTAGTGGATAGTCCTACAAGAGGTTCTTTCTTCACTTGGAACAACAAACATGATATTAATACTATAGTTTATAGCATATTGGATAGAGCTTTAATCAATTAG